A genomic region of Balearica regulorum gibbericeps isolate bBalReg1 chromosome 8, bBalReg1.pri, whole genome shotgun sequence contains the following coding sequences:
- the UQCRH gene encoding cytochrome b-c1 complex subunit 6, mitochondrial isoform X2 codes for MGLRDTVVHAGEPEEEEEEELVDPLTTVREHCEQTEKCVKARERLELCDARVSSRSQTEEQCTEELFDFLHARDHCVAHKLFKNLK; via the exons ATGGGGCTGCGCGACACCGTCGTTCACGCCGGGGAGCCTGAG gaggaagaagaggaagagctggTG GATCCTTTAACCACGGTCCGGGAGCACTGTGAGCAGACGGAGAAATGCGTGAAGGCGCGGGAGCGGCTGGAGCTGTGCGACGCACGGGTGTCCTCCAGGTCCCAGACGGAAGAGCAGTGCACGGAGGAGCTCTTTGACTTTCTGCACGCCAGGGACCACTGC GTTGCTCACAAACTCTTTAAGAACCTGAAGTGA
- the UQCRH gene encoding cytochrome b-c1 complex subunit 6, mitochondrial isoform X1, which translates to MGLRDTVVHAGEPEEEEEEEELVDPLTTVREHCEQTEKCVKARERLELCDARVSSRSQTEEQCTEELFDFLHARDHCVAHKLFKNLK; encoded by the exons ATGGGGCTGCGCGACACCGTCGTTCACGCCGGGGAGCCTGAG gaggaggaagaagaggaagagctggTG GATCCTTTAACCACGGTCCGGGAGCACTGTGAGCAGACGGAGAAATGCGTGAAGGCGCGGGAGCGGCTGGAGCTGTGCGACGCACGGGTGTCCTCCAGGTCCCAGACGGAAGAGCAGTGCACGGAGGAGCTCTTTGACTTTCTGCACGCCAGGGACCACTGC GTTGCTCACAAACTCTTTAAGAACCTGAAGTGA
- the UQCRH gene encoding cytochrome b-c1 complex subunit 6, mitochondrial isoform X3, with protein MGLRDTVVHAGEPEDPLTTVREHCEQTEKCVKARERLELCDARVSSRSQTEEQCTEELFDFLHARDHCVAHKLFKNLK; from the exons ATGGGGCTGCGCGACACCGTCGTTCACGCCGGGGAGCCTGAG GATCCTTTAACCACGGTCCGGGAGCACTGTGAGCAGACGGAGAAATGCGTGAAGGCGCGGGAGCGGCTGGAGCTGTGCGACGCACGGGTGTCCTCCAGGTCCCAGACGGAAGAGCAGTGCACGGAGGAGCTCTTTGACTTTCTGCACGCCAGGGACCACTGC GTTGCTCACAAACTCTTTAAGAACCTGAAGTGA